One window from the genome of Haloprofundus halobius encodes:
- a CDS encoding RAD55 family ATPase yields the protein MASKLPTGITVLDRQLGGGIPAGSIVTLAATPASQSELLLYELTSTRGTLYLTTVRSDQAVQDALDRMTTRVGRPTIRDIGGDAALDHANRLVQALPEEANLIVDVVDVLERTEPTRYRNFLNELQTHVMNTGGVAVLHALDGRSVPDNRDMTEHMSDAVFELQTQVKGSEIENRLAIPKFRGGRALEETIKLRLTEEVTIDTSRDIA from the coding sequence ATGGCAAGTAAGCTTCCGACCGGAATCACGGTGCTCGACCGCCAGCTAGGCGGTGGTATCCCGGCCGGAAGCATCGTCACACTCGCGGCGACGCCGGCGAGTCAGTCGGAGTTGCTGCTGTACGAACTCACGTCGACGCGCGGCACGCTGTACCTGACGACGGTGCGCTCCGACCAGGCGGTACAGGACGCGTTGGATCGGATGACCACGCGGGTCGGTCGGCCGACGATACGCGACATCGGCGGCGATGCGGCGCTGGACCACGCCAACCGACTCGTGCAGGCGCTCCCGGAGGAGGCGAACCTCATCGTCGACGTCGTCGACGTGCTGGAGCGTACGGAGCCGACGCGCTACCGCAACTTCCTCAACGAACTGCAGACGCACGTGATGAACACCGGCGGCGTCGCCGTGTTGCACGCGCTCGACGGTCGGTCGGTGCCCGACAACCGCGATATGACCGAGCACATGTCCGACGCCGTCTTCGAGTTACAGACGCAGGTGAAAGGCTCCGAAATCGAGAATCGTTTGGCGATTCCGAAGTTCCGCGGCGGACGGGCGCTGGAGGAGACCATCAAACTGCGGCTGACCGAGGAGGTCACCATCGATACCAGCCGCGACATCGCCTGA
- a CDS encoding MinD/ParA family ATP-binding protein, producing MLAIAGGKGGCGKTTTTLGVARALDGHVLAVDADRDMPNLHALADVPREPTVADIGHVGDDALSMAHEASPGLSVLPAAPSGPDSDTATQLARVKPVDAATLVDCPAGAGPDAAGPLRVADAVLLVTTLCAPALRDTSKTAAMARALGTQVVGVVLNRTRLTPTGVSELLDCPVVAAVPERERPERSDRRTDGGRPAYARVANELSREQDIL from the coding sequence ATGCTCGCAATCGCTGGCGGAAAAGGTGGCTGCGGAAAGACGACGACGACGCTCGGGGTGGCGAGGGCACTCGACGGCCACGTCCTCGCCGTCGACGCCGACCGGGATATGCCGAATCTCCACGCGCTCGCCGACGTGCCGCGCGAACCGACCGTCGCCGACATCGGTCACGTCGGCGACGACGCGCTGTCGATGGCACACGAAGCGTCTCCGGGGCTGTCGGTTCTCCCGGCCGCGCCGTCCGGCCCCGACAGCGACACCGCGACGCAACTCGCGCGCGTCAAACCCGTGGACGCGGCGACGCTCGTCGACTGTCCGGCGGGAGCGGGACCGGACGCCGCGGGACCGTTGCGCGTCGCCGACGCGGTGCTTCTGGTGACGACGCTCTGTGCGCCTGCGCTGCGCGACACGTCGAAGACGGCGGCGATGGCGCGCGCGCTCGGGACACAGGTGGTCGGCGTCGTCCTCAACCGGACGCGGCTCACCCCGACGGGCGTCTCGGAACTGCTCGACTGCCCCGTCGTCGCGGCGGTACCGGAACGCGAACGTCCGGAACGGTCCGACCGTCGGACGGATGGCGGACGACCGGCGTACGCACGAGTGGCGAACGAACTCTCTCGTGAGCAAGACATATTATGA
- a CDS encoding YlbF family regulator yields the protein MSIETARTDELGRELGDAIAALPEYEAFEDAKAEVEDDEEVQQQISEFEQLREEFMVARQMGEANQQQLQKVQRAQQELHSLPTMAEYLEAQEELQSRLEEINRAISEPLAVDFGGEAGGCCHD from the coding sequence ATGAGCATCGAGACGGCGCGAACGGACGAACTCGGCCGCGAACTCGGCGACGCCATCGCGGCTCTCCCCGAGTACGAAGCCTTCGAAGACGCGAAAGCCGAAGTCGAGGACGACGAGGAAGTCCAACAGCAGATTTCAGAGTTCGAGCAACTCCGCGAGGAGTTCATGGTCGCTCGCCAGATGGGCGAGGCGAACCAGCAGCAACTCCAGAAAGTCCAGCGCGCCCAGCAGGAACTACACTCGCTGCCGACGATGGCCGAGTACCTCGAAGCACAGGAGGAACTCCAGAGCCGCCTCGAAGAGATTAACAGGGCCATCTCGGAACCACTCGCCGTCGACTTCGGCGGCGAGGCCGGCGGTTGTTGTCACGACTAG
- a CDS encoding HIT family protein, whose translation MTCPFCALVDGDAPGVVLDERSESLVVVPRTPETPGHVLVITRDHYQSLFDIPEEVLSRATEHAQTVAHRLQTAGYAGVNLLHASGEAAQQSVPHFHIHLAPRRDDDGYDLWPASSQWDGTNQHAVYDELRVVLGGDR comes from the coding sequence ATGACCTGCCCGTTCTGCGCTCTCGTTGACGGAGACGCTCCCGGTGTCGTTCTGGACGAACGCTCCGAGTCGCTCGTCGTCGTCCCCCGAACGCCGGAGACACCCGGTCACGTGCTCGTTATCACGCGCGATCATTACCAGAGTCTCTTCGATATCCCCGAGGAAGTGCTTTCACGCGCCACCGAACACGCCCAGACCGTCGCACACCGCCTCCAGACGGCGGGCTACGCCGGCGTCAACCTGCTGCACGCCAGCGGCGAGGCCGCCCAGCAGTCGGTTCCACACTTTCACATCCATCTCGCGCCACGCCGCGACGACGACGGGTACGACCTCTGGCCCGCCTCGAGCCAGTGGGACGGAACGAACCAGCACGCGGTGTACGACGAACTCCGCGTGGTGCTCGGTGGCGACCGGTGA
- a CDS encoding alpha/beta hydrolase, whose amino-acid sequence MADIPLEHVHVEPTVSSDGPAPAVFVLHGRGADEEDLLPIAQQLPDTMHVVSLRAPDRLMGGYTWYELDMSAGGLHQSQPHAEEFRRSLDLISESIDAAVEAFDLDAENLGLIGFSQGSITSLALLLENPDRFAWVVALHGYLAESHADLEPPELTGKPVFVGAGSADQIIPAQRTEAAAERLRELGAEVSFSVYDVGHGVGRDELRDLVEFVERQVPEQ is encoded by the coding sequence ATGGCCGACATTCCGTTGGAACACGTACACGTCGAACCCACGGTATCGAGCGACGGTCCCGCACCCGCCGTTTTCGTTCTCCACGGACGTGGTGCCGACGAAGAGGACCTGCTTCCCATCGCCCAGCAGTTGCCCGACACGATGCACGTCGTCAGCCTGCGCGCGCCGGACCGGTTGATGGGAGGGTACACCTGGTACGAACTCGATATGTCGGCAGGTGGCCTCCACCAGAGCCAACCGCACGCCGAAGAGTTCCGCCGGAGTCTCGATTTGATTTCGGAGAGCATCGACGCCGCCGTCGAGGCGTTCGACCTCGACGCGGAGAATCTCGGGCTGATCGGGTTCAGTCAGGGGTCGATTACGAGCCTCGCTTTGCTGCTGGAGAACCCCGACCGCTTCGCGTGGGTCGTCGCGCTGCACGGCTACCTCGCCGAGTCGCACGCCGACCTCGAACCGCCCGAACTCACCGGAAAGCCGGTGTTCGTGGGTGCGGGAAGCGCCGACCAGATAATCCCCGCACAGCGGACCGAAGCCGCCGCTGAACGCCTACGAGAGCTCGGCGCCGAAGTCTCGTTTTCGGTGTACGACGTGGGTCACGGCGTCGGACGCGACGAACTCCGTGACCTCGTCGAGTTCGTCGAACGACAGGTCCCGGAACAGTAA